Proteins from a genomic interval of Pseudodesulfovibrio nedwellii:
- a CDS encoding chemotaxis protein CheA codes for MSQDFLDPEILTDFFVEAKEHLETIEPNLLELEKSPDNLGLLNEIFRPMHSLKGASGFLGLNKINGLAHKAENILDELRQGSMKVTSGIMDLILSATDALRTMVDNLETSGVEGDVDTAPIIARIEATLVGDMEAASVAPEPEPECAPVVEAEVVIEPEPVAEEPVEMVAEITFDPQPDPDFDATPYGLTTVGEGHLADFLEEAHEIVENLNRCLLSLEGEPDGSEELINDTFRYFHNLKGNSGIIGFKELNSLTHEAETLLNKVRKGEIASSQGLMDLLLASVDLIEALVGKVDVETNKVEPLDTSVMAQVLQRVTEDGDVLAVQGLFPGSKSALVTEEAAAPAAADASSDEDASVSAGDYDPEDVALFVQTINQQLESAAVALGLLRKDAGQTDIVDGLFRTFQTIQNSTGYMGLDEIKEYSSRTVGLIDQGRKTDMDFTLMLDILDQEFAILKDMILKALEMLTGSPAEDPTVNMGKPASIKTEKVAPKVEPAPAPAPVPEPPVQKAAAVSKPAPVAKPAPTSAPATKVPAGRKSGAVNPPPVRPKVSSTIRVDHHKLDHLMNVIGELIINRNRYAMLARALEEGQEEVHVVAQQLTETTYAMARISDDLQDTIMKVRMVPVQTVFSRFPRLVRDLSRKSGKQVELIMEGEETEFDKSVVEEIGDPLVHLVRNAVDHGLEDEAERVQLGKKPKGHVWLRAYHKGNSVAIEVEDDGRGMDPEKLKAVAIRKGVITPEEANVMDDREALDLIFAPGFSSAEKVTDISGRGVGMDVVKTNIKNLKGSVNTQSEVGKGTKLTLTLPLTLAIIDALMVQVAGDTFAIPLDAVSETTKIEVEKLSDVNNRKAVTLRGEVLGLVELAELLDLPQSMDDRDVLPMVVIQDNDRRLGLVVDRLLERQEIVIKPLGQYLNNFNLKGLSGATIMGDGSVVLILDPHEIYSISTQLGRKQEPLTVSGALTSTK; via the coding sequence ATGAGCCAGGACTTTCTTGATCCGGAGATCTTGACCGACTTTTTTGTTGAAGCGAAAGAGCACTTGGAAACCATTGAGCCTAACTTGCTGGAGCTTGAAAAAAGCCCTGACAATCTTGGTTTGCTGAATGAGATTTTTAGGCCCATGCACTCTCTCAAAGGGGCATCGGGTTTTCTTGGTTTGAACAAGATCAATGGTTTGGCTCATAAAGCCGAGAATATTCTCGATGAGCTTCGTCAAGGGTCCATGAAGGTTACCAGTGGGATCATGGATTTGATTCTATCTGCGACTGATGCCTTGAGAACCATGGTGGATAATCTGGAGACCAGCGGCGTGGAAGGAGATGTTGATACAGCTCCTATTATTGCCCGGATTGAAGCTACCTTGGTTGGAGATATGGAAGCAGCTTCAGTTGCCCCAGAACCAGAGCCTGAATGTGCGCCTGTTGTCGAAGCTGAAGTCGTGATTGAACCTGAACCCGTGGCGGAGGAACCTGTTGAAATGGTCGCAGAAATAACATTCGATCCCCAGCCGGACCCTGACTTTGATGCCACTCCTTATGGTCTGACAACTGTTGGTGAAGGTCATTTGGCTGATTTCCTTGAAGAAGCACATGAAATTGTTGAGAACCTCAATCGGTGTCTCCTTTCTTTGGAAGGCGAACCCGATGGTAGTGAAGAGCTTATCAACGATACGTTTAGATATTTTCATAATTTGAAAGGGAATAGTGGAATCATCGGATTCAAGGAATTGAATTCTTTGACCCATGAAGCGGAAACGTTGTTGAACAAAGTCCGTAAGGGTGAGATTGCTTCCAGCCAAGGGTTGATGGATCTTTTGTTGGCAAGCGTGGATCTTATTGAAGCTTTGGTCGGTAAAGTGGACGTTGAAACCAATAAGGTCGAACCACTTGATACCAGCGTGATGGCGCAAGTGCTGCAAAGAGTGACGGAAGACGGTGATGTTCTTGCTGTGCAAGGACTTTTTCCCGGTTCCAAATCTGCTCTGGTCACCGAAGAAGCTGCTGCCCCGGCAGCGGCGGACGCTTCTTCTGATGAAGACGCTTCTGTTTCCGCAGGAGATTATGATCCCGAAGATGTGGCTCTGTTTGTTCAGACTATTAATCAGCAGTTGGAATCAGCTGCGGTTGCCCTTGGGTTACTTCGTAAGGATGCCGGTCAGACGGACATCGTGGACGGGCTGTTCAGGACGTTTCAAACTATCCAGAATTCCACCGGTTACATGGGGCTGGATGAGATCAAGGAGTATTCTTCCCGTACTGTTGGGTTGATCGATCAGGGGCGAAAGACCGATATGGATTTCACCTTGATGTTGGATATTCTTGATCAGGAATTCGCTATTCTCAAGGATATGATTTTAAAAGCTTTGGAAATGTTGACCGGAAGTCCTGCTGAGGACCCCACGGTGAATATGGGCAAACCTGCTTCAATCAAAACTGAGAAGGTCGCTCCGAAGGTCGAGCCAGCACCTGCACCAGCTCCGGTACCTGAACCGCCTGTGCAGAAGGCGGCAGCCGTTTCGAAGCCGGCCCCAGTTGCCAAGCCTGCGCCTACGTCAGCGCCTGCGACCAAAGTGCCGGCTGGCAGAAAAAGTGGTGCTGTTAATCCGCCTCCTGTGAGACCCAAGGTATCGAGCACAATTCGTGTTGATCATCATAAACTTGATCATTTAATGAATGTTATTGGTGAGTTGATTATCAACAGGAATAGGTATGCCATGCTTGCTCGCGCTCTTGAGGAAGGGCAGGAAGAGGTGCATGTTGTTGCTCAGCAGTTGACTGAGACGACCTATGCAATGGCCCGTATTTCAGACGATCTTCAGGATACCATCATGAAGGTCCGCATGGTACCTGTGCAGACTGTTTTTTCCCGTTTTCCACGTCTTGTGCGTGACTTGAGCCGTAAGTCCGGCAAGCAGGTCGAATTGATTATGGAAGGCGAAGAGACTGAATTCGACAAGTCTGTAGTGGAGGAGATCGGTGATCCGTTGGTTCATCTCGTCCGAAACGCGGTTGATCATGGCCTTGAAGACGAAGCTGAGCGTGTCCAATTGGGGAAGAAGCCCAAAGGACATGTCTGGTTGCGTGCGTATCATAAGGGCAATTCCGTTGCCATTGAGGTTGAAGACGACGGACGAGGCATGGACCCGGAAAAGTTGAAGGCCGTCGCTATTCGCAAGGGAGTTATCACTCCTGAAGAGGCCAATGTCATGGATGACCGTGAGGCCTTGGATCTTATTTTTGCTCCCGGTTTTTCTTCCGCTGAGAAGGTGACGGATATTTCCGGCCGAGGTGTGGGAATGGATGTGGTCAAGACCAACATCAAGAATCTCAAAGGGAGCGTAAATACCCAGTCCGAAGTGGGCAAAGGGACCAAGCTGACCCTGACCCTGCCGTTGACTCTGGCAATCATCGATGCGCTCATGGTCCAGGTGGCTGGCGACACGTTTGCTATCCCGTTGGACGCTGTCTCCGAGACCACCAAGATCGAGGTAGAAAAGTTGTCCGATGTGAACAACCGGAAGGCTGTCACGTTGCGTGGCGAGGTTTTGGGCTTGGTTGAATTGGCCGAATTGCTCGATTTGCCGCAGTCCATGGATGACCGGGACGTTTTGCCCATGGTCGTTATTCAAGACAACGACAGACGCCTTGGATTGGTTGTGGATCGTCTTTTGGAACGGCAGGAAATCGTTATCAAGCCGTTGGGACAGTATCTCAACAATTTTAATTTGAAAGGACTTTCTGGTGCGACCATTATGGGTGATGGTTCTGTGGTTCTGATTTTGGACCCGCACGAGATCTACAGCATTTCTACTCAGCTTGGACGCAAGCAGGAACCGCTGACAGTGTCCGGGGCTTTGACCAGCACGAAATAG
- the ybgF gene encoding tol-pal system protein YbgF, whose product MKTLKLVLLVLLGLLLVSCATTKKDAATVSASTEWRIKSLEESFLNIREQQRRMADENALAQDKIDQRLASLETEIAGLRTGGVVESPAESTQGSPSDNGWVTDLKPEDDGWVDGQKAPAISKAQSNEDKPWAEVPQPPAVIPAPEVIQRSAAKTPVTSKPVKSPSGAKGLYDAGLSQYNAEQFDASRVTFDQFLKKYPNNDLAANALYWKGETYYSQKDYAQAILTFKEVTGRFPKHHKSASALLKIGMSYDKVGDSDNSIFYLRALVEDFPKSAAATLGRKELVRLGG is encoded by the coding sequence ATGAAAACACTGAAGCTCGTTTTGCTCGTTCTGCTTGGCCTGTTGCTTGTTAGTTGTGCAACCACCAAGAAAGACGCGGCCACTGTCTCGGCAAGTACAGAATGGCGTATTAAAAGTCTTGAAGAGAGCTTTTTGAATATTCGTGAACAGCAACGACGTATGGCGGACGAAAATGCCTTGGCTCAGGATAAGATCGATCAGCGGTTGGCTTCTCTTGAAACAGAAATTGCGGGTTTGAGAACCGGCGGTGTTGTGGAATCTCCCGCTGAAAGTACGCAGGGATCACCTAGTGATAATGGTTGGGTGACAGATTTGAAGCCTGAGGATGACGGTTGGGTTGACGGACAGAAAGCTCCTGCGATATCCAAGGCTCAGAGCAATGAGGACAAACCTTGGGCTGAAGTTCCTCAACCGCCAGCAGTTATCCCGGCGCCTGAAGTCATTCAGCGATCCGCAGCCAAGACTCCGGTAACGTCTAAGCCTGTGAAGAGTCCTTCGGGAGCCAAAGGGTTGTATGATGCAGGATTGTCTCAGTATAATGCCGAGCAGTTTGATGCTTCTCGAGTAACATTCGATCAGTTCCTCAAGAAATATCCGAACAATGATTTGGCTGCCAACGCCCTGTATTGGAAGGGCGAGACGTATTATTCTCAAAAGGATTACGCACAGGCCATCTTGACGTTCAAGGAAGTGACTGGTCGTTTTCCCAAGCATCATAAGTCCGCATCAGCTCTGCTTAAAATTGGCATGTCTTATGATAAGGTCGGAGATTCTGATAACTCCATTTTCTATCTCCGCGCCTTGGTAGAGGATTTTCCGAAATCTGCTGCGGCCACCCTTGGTCGCAAGGAACTTGTCCGTTTGGGAGGTTAA
- the dprA gene encoding DNA-processing protein DprA → MADCIGFCRRTKGPVFMDLRKEHFACLALKHTPRLGPKVWRELFVHYDSAFDAVQDAASWPVLSLANKGIAQKCVNEVWREKAEDEYRATQQAGMDVVTWFDSRFPERLKNISDPPAMLYVSGDTTLFNNPGVGVVGARECTRLGLDTAGRISAQLSKIGITVISGLALGIDRQAHLGGLKGIGSTIAVLGCGLDIDYPMDNIDVRRELDRSGLVVTEFGPGVRPRAGHFPVRNRIISGLSLGVLVAEAAHNSGSLITARLAGEQGKDVFAVPGPIGQPTFTGCHRLIKQGAALVESASDIVEILRYDFARELELVPDPAPVASEDGVEAHRAKIREKSASKKTKDESKIPTPSSRKRPSQADREAMELTEDEKKVLDLLDETDKIHIDRLGRELCFDSATISKILLILEMRGAVQQLPGMWYVVRES, encoded by the coding sequence TTGGCTGATTGCATCGGATTTTGTCGTCGTACCAAGGGACCTGTTTTCATGGACCTGCGCAAGGAACATTTCGCCTGTTTGGCATTAAAGCACACGCCTCGCCTTGGTCCCAAGGTGTGGCGTGAGTTGTTTGTTCATTACGATAGCGCCTTTGATGCCGTGCAGGATGCTGCTTCTTGGCCGGTCCTTTCACTCGCCAATAAGGGTATTGCTCAGAAATGCGTGAATGAGGTCTGGCGGGAAAAAGCCGAGGATGAATACCGGGCGACTCAACAGGCGGGCATGGATGTCGTGACGTGGTTTGATTCACGTTTCCCCGAGAGGTTGAAGAACATCTCAGATCCACCTGCCATGCTTTATGTGTCTGGAGATACGACACTTTTCAATAATCCAGGTGTTGGGGTGGTCGGAGCCAGAGAATGTACGCGACTTGGCTTGGATACCGCCGGACGCATCAGTGCACAGCTTTCAAAAATCGGCATTACCGTAATCTCGGGGCTTGCGCTAGGTATTGACCGGCAGGCCCATCTTGGCGGCCTCAAAGGTATTGGTAGTACCATCGCCGTGCTTGGTTGCGGATTGGACATAGATTATCCCATGGATAATATCGATGTCAGGCGCGAACTCGACAGGAGTGGGTTGGTGGTGACGGAATTCGGGCCGGGCGTCAGGCCGAGAGCCGGGCATTTCCCGGTGCGTAATCGGATTATCAGCGGATTGTCTCTTGGCGTACTTGTGGCTGAAGCAGCGCATAACAGCGGAAGTTTGATCACTGCTCGTTTGGCTGGAGAGCAGGGCAAGGATGTCTTTGCCGTGCCAGGTCCCATTGGGCAACCAACCTTCACTGGATGTCATCGACTTATCAAGCAGGGGGCAGCTCTTGTGGAGTCCGCATCCGATATTGTTGAAATTTTACGATACGATTTTGCTCGTGAGTTGGAGTTGGTTCCGGATCCAGCCCCGGTTGCAAGTGAGGATGGCGTTGAGGCGCACCGGGCCAAAATTAGGGAAAAGAGTGCGTCGAAAAAAACGAAGGATGAAAGTAAAATTCCCACTCCTTCGTCGCGCAAGCGGCCATCGCAAGCAGACAGGGAGGCCATGGAACTAACTGAAGATGAGAAGAAGGTGTTGGATCTTCTGGATGAGACCGATAAAATTCATATAGATAGACTTGGCCGGGAGCTGTGTTTTGATTCGGCTACGATCAGCAAGATTTTGCTTATTTTGGAGATGCGGGGCGCTGTTCAGCAATTGCCTGGAATGTGGTATGTCGTGCGTGAATCATAA
- a CDS encoding TMEM165/GDT1 family protein translates to MDWKLLATTFGTLFVAELGDKTQLACMLMTAKTQKPWTVFLGSSIALVLVSFLGVMFAQFVCQYISPHIIKKVAAVSFMVMGCLIFFDKI, encoded by the coding sequence ATGGACTGGAAACTGCTCGCCACGACCTTTGGTACATTATTTGTTGCGGAACTTGGTGACAAGACGCAGCTCGCTTGCATGCTTATGACCGCCAAGACACAGAAGCCGTGGACCGTATTTCTCGGCTCGTCTATCGCTTTGGTCCTTGTTAGCTTTCTGGGGGTTATGTTTGCTCAGTTTGTGTGCCAATACATCTCGCCGCATATTATCAAAAAAGTTGCTGCGGTTTCCTTTATGGTAATGGGATGCCTGATTTTCTTTGACAAGATATGA
- a CDS encoding HDOD domain-containing protein → MDENLKTSIRGEILQVKDLPTLPHVLNKVTTLVEDPDASSEAIAKVISTDQVLSAKVLKMVNSPIYGFPGRISSIQHALVLLGFNVVRGIIISTSVFDMMVQAMKGLWEHSLGCATACNIIARRAGFEDPEEYAVAGLLHDLGKVVTAVQLPDLHASILDTVQAKEITYFQAEKDVLGFGHDRINAWLARHWGLPPNIREAMSRHHAPQLAEFYKPMSCVVHLGDFLVRLFEFGNSGDDQTAYLRPEALIELKFKMSDLDKVMDEMSDQLLEVSDLTL, encoded by the coding sequence ATGGATGAAAATTTGAAAACCAGTATTCGCGGTGAAATTCTTCAGGTAAAGGACTTGCCTACTTTGCCACATGTTCTGAACAAAGTTACGACTCTTGTGGAAGACCCAGATGCCTCCAGTGAGGCCATTGCCAAGGTTATTTCTACGGATCAGGTTTTGTCCGCCAAAGTTTTGAAGATGGTCAATTCACCCATTTATGGTTTTCCTGGTCGAATAAGTTCTATTCAACATGCGTTGGTCCTGCTTGGATTCAATGTGGTGCGCGGTATTATTATTTCCACATCAGTTTTTGACATGATGGTTCAGGCTATGAAGGGGTTGTGGGAGCATAGTCTCGGATGTGCAACGGCCTGTAATATTATTGCCCGTCGTGCTGGTTTTGAAGATCCCGAAGAGTACGCCGTGGCAGGACTTCTGCACGATCTTGGAAAGGTAGTGACTGCCGTTCAGCTTCCTGATTTGCATGCATCTATCCTTGATACAGTACAGGCCAAGGAAATAACGTATTTTCAAGCCGAAAAGGATGTTCTCGGATTCGGGCATGATCGTATCAACGCATGGCTTGCCCGTCATTGGGGCTTGCCACCGAATATTCGTGAGGCCATGAGCCGTCACCATGCTCCACAATTGGCTGAATTTTATAAACCCATGTCTTGCGTGGTGCATCTGGGTGATTTTTTGGTCAGGCTATTTGAGTTTGGGAATTCTGGCGATGACCAAACAGCCTATCTACGCCCTGAGGCGCTTATTGAACTCAAGTTCAAGATGTCTGATCTTGATAAGGTTATGGACGAGATGTCCGACCAACTCCTTGAAGTTTCTGATCTCACTTTATAA
- a CDS encoding GGDEF domain-containing response regulator: protein MSQTLEKSLFQRKQTGFLLTPDTALAEMLQKLWSSEVLEFTVFDQGGKAIEHLFNEPPDLLVVDNRLSDISGREIANLVKSENVYRQLPVVVCVDPIDVEEPWNWNVIEVDDFLVRPFNPSEVRDRINLTLCRAMRALDANPLSKLPGNTSIIQRIQRLIDNGEEFALAYCDLDYFKSYNDKYGFARGDEILMMSARLIVNTIRSYQGVQSFVGHVGGDDFVFILPPDKVEGACKRIIAAFDDIVPHFYDPEDRQRGNITSVDREGNTKVFPLMAISLAVVVNTDGRIQHYGEVSSIAMDLKKKAKEDPKSSYVIDQRKA from the coding sequence ATGAGTCAAACTCTTGAAAAATCTCTTTTTCAGCGCAAACAGACCGGTTTTTTGCTGACACCCGACACAGCTCTTGCCGAAATGTTGCAGAAACTATGGTCGTCTGAAGTGCTTGAATTTACGGTTTTCGATCAAGGCGGCAAGGCTATTGAGCATCTGTTCAACGAACCGCCGGATCTTTTGGTCGTGGATAATCGTCTTTCGGACATTTCTGGTCGAGAGATCGCTAATCTGGTCAAAAGTGAAAATGTGTATCGGCAGTTGCCGGTGGTCGTGTGCGTGGATCCTATCGATGTTGAAGAACCGTGGAATTGGAATGTTATTGAGGTAGACGATTTTCTTGTCAGGCCGTTTAACCCGTCCGAGGTGCGCGATCGCATCAATTTGACTTTGTGTCGGGCTATGCGCGCTCTTGATGCAAACCCGCTGTCCAAGTTGCCGGGGAATACCTCGATTATCCAACGGATTCAGCGGTTGATCGACAATGGTGAAGAGTTTGCTTTGGCCTATTGTGACCTTGATTATTTTAAGTCATACAATGATAAGTATGGATTCGCACGGGGTGATGAGATCCTGATGATGTCGGCTCGGCTTATTGTGAATACAATCCGTAGTTATCAGGGCGTGCAAAGTTTCGTGGGGCACGTTGGTGGCGACGACTTTGTATTTATCCTGCCGCCAGATAAGGTGGAAGGAGCGTGTAAGCGCATCATCGCGGCCTTTGACGATATTGTTCCGCATTTTTATGATCCTGAAGATCGGCAGCGGGGGAATATTACCTCGGTGGATCGAGAAGGGAATACCAAGGTTTTCCCGTTGATGGCTATTTCTTTGGCTGTGGTTGTTAATACGGATGGGCGGATTCAGCATTACGGTGAAGTTTCGTCTATTGCTATGGATTTGAAGAAAAAGGCCAAGGAAGATCCCAAGAGTAGCTATGTCATCGACCAACGAAAAGCGTAA
- the xerC gene encoding tyrosine recombinase XerC, giving the protein MSSTNEKRNQQGEIVQGFLAFLAVEKGYSNATIRSYGTDLEQFQVHLKTKKRTLEKPERVTRDHVRGFLAELHRRQLSKASMGRKLSSLRAYFKYLLRHKQIVKDPMAGIRNPKQEKRHPQLLNVDQAVSMMEAAVEPDPEGLRDIALAEVLYGSGLRISEAIGLDMNDVDSDVIRVVGKGNKERIVPLSDAAIKRIRRYMEQRHAFIKDDYSEQALFLSVRAGKRLDRRQANRVIAKLGKLAGLPKDVHPHMLRHSFATHMLEAGADLRSVQELLGHENLTTTQRYTHLDMQHIMQVYDSAHPRAGVNETKKKNNDTE; this is encoded by the coding sequence ATGTCATCGACCAACGAAAAGCGTAATCAACAAGGCGAAATCGTTCAGGGGTTTCTCGCCTTTCTCGCCGTGGAGAAGGGATATTCCAATGCCACGATCCGATCATATGGGACCGATCTTGAACAATTTCAAGTTCACCTCAAGACAAAAAAACGTACGTTGGAGAAGCCGGAGCGGGTGACTCGCGATCATGTGCGTGGTTTTTTGGCAGAGTTGCATCGACGTCAACTTTCCAAAGCGTCCATGGGGCGGAAGTTGTCGAGCCTGCGTGCCTATTTCAAATATCTTTTACGGCATAAACAGATCGTCAAGGACCCCATGGCGGGCATCCGCAATCCCAAGCAGGAAAAACGGCATCCACAATTACTCAATGTGGATCAGGCCGTATCCATGATGGAGGCGGCTGTTGAGCCTGACCCGGAAGGTCTGCGGGATATAGCTTTGGCGGAAGTGCTTTATGGTTCCGGTTTGCGTATCAGTGAGGCTATTGGGCTGGATATGAATGACGTGGATTCGGATGTCATTCGAGTGGTGGGTAAGGGGAATAAGGAACGGATTGTCCCTTTGTCCGATGCCGCGATCAAGCGTATTCGTCGATATATGGAACAGCGACATGCCTTTATAAAGGACGATTATTCCGAGCAGGCATTGTTTTTGAGTGTGCGTGCAGGAAAACGGCTGGACCGGCGGCAGGCCAATCGGGTTATTGCCAAGCTTGGTAAGCTGGCAGGCCTGCCCAAGGATGTTCATCCGCACATGTTGCGGCATAGTTTCGCTACTCATATGCTTGAAGCCGGGGCAGATCTTCGTAGTGTTCAGGAGCTTTTGGGACATGAAAATCTGACCACGACTCAACGGTACACACATCTGGACATGCAGCACATCATGCAGGTATACGATTCTGCGCATCCGAGAGCGGGTGTGAATGAGACTAAGAAAAAAAACAACGATACGGAGTAG
- a CDS encoding peptidylprolyl isomerase codes for MENPMVLLETPEGEILIELFPDKAPKTVENFLQYVDDEFYDGTLFHRVIKGFMIQTGGLTFSMEEKETRDPIENEATNGLKNVEGAVAMGRLPEPHSATSQFYINVLDNADLDHTGDDDEIFGYCVFGEVIDGMDVAVKISKAKTKSYQGFDDVPVDPVSVITARRFE; via the coding sequence ATGGAAAATCCCATGGTTCTTCTGGAAACCCCGGAAGGCGAAATACTTATTGAGCTTTTCCCGGACAAGGCCCCCAAGACCGTTGAGAATTTCTTGCAGTACGTGGATGACGAGTTTTATGATGGAACTCTGTTCCATCGTGTCATCAAGGGATTCATGATTCAGACTGGTGGTCTGACCTTTTCCATGGAAGAAAAGGAGACTCGTGACCCCATCGAGAACGAGGCAACCAACGGACTGAAGAACGTCGAAGGGGCAGTGGCCATGGGCCGTTTGCCCGAACCGCATAGTGCGACTAGTCAGTTTTATATAAATGTTTTAGACAATGCTGATCTCGACCATACGGGCGATGATGATGAAATTTTCGGTTATTGCGTGTTTGGTGAGGTGATCGATGGCATGGATGTAGCTGTTAAGATCAGCAAGGCGAAGACCAAGAGCTATCAGGGTTTTGACGATGTTCCGGTGGATCCGGTTTCCGTTATCACGGCCCGTCGGTTTGAATAA